TGTATCTATATCTGCGACAAATGTACGAATTTTAAATTTCTGACTTTACAGTAGCGCCTTGATGCCTTTTTGGAGTGGAGTGCGCAGGTGAAAAAGAATGGGGAAGTTGAATGCGGTGGAAGTGCACTTGATGTGTGTGCCTGCGCATACATGTGCGGATGTGGATGTGCATGTGAGAGGTGGTGCGTGGCCGCAATCAGGATGCTGGAGCGTTTCCCGTTATTTTATCATCCTCTAGGggaactctttttttttttttttgccatgcTTCGCATTCGCTATGTGGAATAAGACCGCCAGTTTACCTTCTCGGTATACTTCACTACCCTTTAGAGCATATGGGTAACCAGCTGAGGATGCACGGGCGAGCTCATGGTTTTGTCCATTTCCCTAAATTGAGGGTGGATGGGAAAACCAGTTGTCGAATCCaatctctcttttctcccctcccccccccaagtCAGTCCGCTGCGGCGGCACTCAAAATGCAAGTAGCATCACGTATGAccttctgttttcttccttttttttccttcagtttttttttcctccgctatatgttcactttttttttgtgtgtgtgtgtgcactgATTGACTCCGGTAGTGGTGGTTTCATTGAAGCATTTATTCcgtatttcctcctcctttcgcTTTGTCAGATCCCTGGTCCTTCAGCGCAAGAACTAAACCGCACCATGTTTCCCGTTGcgcattgtttttattgttttgtcgCTTGCACTCTCCCTTGTatagttttgtttgtttttttttttgttttgtctccttCGCCGCTCCATgacccttttccccctttctgaATGTGCTTTGCGACTATGGGAAACGAAAGTGTGGGAAATGTACAGCAAAATACGACAGAGTGGTACGTttagaaggaaggaaatggaaaatgcAACCTGtgagaaaaaggggggaaatgtgCACgacaaggaaggaagaaaccaaGGAGAAGTTGCCTTCATGATAGAAAACTGCTTGCTACACGTTACGGATATCTTTTTTAATACTACAATGAGCTACCGAACATGTGTATAAGAGcatcatttttcttcctgtatTATCAGCTGTTGCGCATCTGATGTGATTCTACCCTAACCTCcttcattattttcttttctttagtcACTGATCCTACTTCCTCTGCATCGAGGTTGTTATTTCTGTCTTAACTAATCAACTGCTCGGGTACTGCGGCCACTCGGGCAGTGCAACACGTGTAAACGTACATAAGCAAATACATTctttcgtatatatatatatatatattcgtatAGTTGTTGAAGCGGACCTCTTCCTATAGCTTTGTAGGCCAAGAAGGTAGCAAAAATGTATCACTACGAGTACGATGACGACCACTCAACCAACCTCTCGCAAGCAATTAACGCCAAGTTGATTACGCGTAGGGGTATAACAACAGACAGCCCAGATCCCATTACTCCGGTTTTTTCGTCGACCGCGCCAACTCGCTCATCAACTGGACTAACGACTGAATGGATACGACATCAAAAGCTTAGCGGAAGGGCTGTACCCCCGACCCTTGATACTCTAAAGGGGACAGGTAGTGGAAGGAAATACAAGAGTGTCACAAATTCCCAAGAAAACAATGTGGACCCAAACAGCATTAACCGCGGCACTTTGCTAGTTAACTCATCCTACTCGGCACCTTCACCAAGATATAACCACGTCTCTTCAGTGGTAAAAAAGCTGATAGAAGGGAGAATAACGCCCCAAGAGGCGCGTCGTGCAAGTTCCTCTCGTCGTGGCAGCTCACGAACCACCCGACTGGTTGCCAGTAGCCGATTCGCTCCTGCCGATAGGCCATCAAGCGCCCCGAAACGTCTTCCGATGGGCAGCGGTAGGACTGGTGGGCTGCTGCCACGTCTAAGAATATCGTCAACACCACACATACCCGTCCGCACGCAGCAATGGATCCCTTCAAACTCAGCAAAACCAGCGACGGCGGAATGCCAAAAAAACATATCGCCACGAGGTCCGGCAACCACGCAGTCATCGGGCAGCTCACGAAGGTTAAACATGTATCAAAGGGTGCCACTATCACGACAATGCGACTCTTTTCCGAGGAAACCAACAactgtggaggaaaaacCGAAGCCCCCTCAGCCATTGTTCAGTCGGGTTCCGAGATGTGCGGCGGATATTCCAGATCATCGGAAGCCCTCTCCACGACACGATGTACAGTCAAGAAGGCCGTACGTGCCGCAGTCAGGACGTGAGGTACCGAAAGCGCATAAGACACCACTCTCCAGGGCATCCAGTTCGCCGAAATACAACAGTGCCCGGAGGAGGTACGTGCAGGACAAACAAACCAACGAAACATCTACTATCAGCGGAAGGCAACGAGTTCCTGTGAGTGCAGTAGATGTAGGAAGCAGGGAGAAGGCTAACGTCAGCGAAAGGCAACGAGTTCCTGTAAGTGCAGTAGATGTAGGAAGCAGGGAGAAGGCTAACGTCACTGAAAGGCAACGAGTTCCTGTGAGTGCAGTAGATGTAGGAAGCAGGGAGAAGGCTAACGTCACTGAAAGGCAACGAGTTCCTGTAAGTGCAGTAGATGTAGGAAGCAGGGAGAAGGCTAACGTCACTGAAAGGCAACGAGTTCCTGTGAGTGCAGTAGATGTAGGAAGCAGGGAGAAGGCTAACGTCAGCGAAAGGCAACGAGTTCCTGTAAGTGCAGTAGATGTAGGAAGCAGGGAGAAGGCTAACGTCACTGAAAGGCAACGAGTTCCTGTGAGTGCAGTAGATGTAGGAAGTAAGGAGCAAGAAGACGGACGAGTCACCGCAATTTCTTCGGACTCGAGAGGCGCATTAAGTCAGACAAAGGCGATGGAGACACAAAAAGTCGTCGATCCGTTGTCAACAAAAGATATAATTTCCCACGACGCGGCTGGTCGTCCCAAACATAAATCTCTTAATGGTGGTTTAGTGATACCACAGGTGGAGGGGATTAAGTCATTACTGCTTTTTGATATCAAACCACCGAAACTGAGCGAGACTGGCGCTGTTGCCGCCACTGTCGGTTGAGAGCGTATGTGTTCCATTACATCTTGGTACGTGTCTTCCAAGTGTAGCGTTTGTGTGTAAACTTTGCATTCAGTTTGGCGCAGAGCAGTTCAGTTCTTCCTCACCAAGGCAATTAATTTTGGTGACAGTTGGCAGTGAGTctggaaaggggggaggagTGATGGAAAATCTCGTGGAACCTCCCACGATAGTACCAAATGAGAAGTtgaaatttattttttggatACGGTGGGCAGTCCTTCCGCCGCTTCAACGCATGTGTGCGTCAtcatgtatatgtgtatatatgtattttattCGTACGGCTCTCCTTACTCACCTAcacgttttttccccttaccgccatattttgtttcactGGCACTTAGGGATTTCGTTTCCCCCCTCAACTCGAGTGTAGGgggctgttgttattttttccggTGTTGtctatttttaatttttctatatttattctttttacacccttttgtttcccttcactttccctTTGAAGTATGGTTTCTTTGAGTTTGTTTAAACTGCTAAAGTTGAGGAACCAGTGCCCACTCTACCAAAGTGAATGTGGCGTCCAGCTGAAGTGAACGCTAATATCGGCACCCCACCGCATAAAGTATCTTCAATACCCGGTTTGGACGCGGGATTGGCTCCACTATGTGCAACAATGTGGGCCGGTGGTTTGTGTCCAACAAGGGACGTGACATTGTGGGGATtcggtgatggtgatggtgtgGGTGGGGAACAGCAGTTGCGTAACGTACAGCAGCACAGCGGTCCTTCTCCCTGTGCTGTAAAGGAAGGAGACGAAGTGTTGATGTATGCTCGTCCGCTTCCTTCAACTGcgaatgaagaagaggatgaagatgGTGCCGTAAGATTCGCTCAGTGGTGCACTCCCATAGAGCGGAAACACGCCTCTGATGCCGGAGACTCCAGTCAGTGTAGCATGACCGGTCATAAGGCACGTGCAGCGCTGGCGATGAAACGACACCACGGCGACCCCGGTGCTCCGACAAAATTACCCGAAAGTAGGGCATGTATTTTTAGTGATGCTGATGAACTTACTGTTCCGTTTGCTAAGCGGTATCGGTCTTTTCAGTTGCAGGGTGTGGATGATGGTGACTCTAACAAGGTGAACGGCAGTAGCGTGCTAACTCCCTGTGATTCGTCTAATCTATCCCACATTACGCCACTGGATGAGGGTGGAGAGTCGATTGACCTTGCGAACCACATGTCAGGTCTCATATTAGCGGCATCCCCAACCCCAAAGAAACTGGATTTTGTCACTCCTCTTGAAGATGGTGAAGTGCACACGGGGGACAATGGCACATTTAATGCTCAGGATGGGGAAAATAGGCCACTCAGCGCATGTAGCAGCACCCATCGCCCCCTTCGGGGGAAGAGATTTCTTGACGATTTGGACCCGAACGTGGGAGTTGCAACATCCCACTTATCAACCTGTAAGTCAATCAGAGAAGGCTGCCGAAAGTGCCGGCGGGTGGATGCACCGGAGGGTTGTGGGGAGGAAAAACGGCAGCGCACAACCGATTCAGTGCGAATGTAGGGAGGCcaaatctctttttttttttttttgttaggATTATGGGCGCTGTACTGTTAGTATAAGAAACAGGGAtgagaaaggaagaacacTATAAAGGGTGCTGTTGAGAAAATATCAGTTTAAATTCAGTTTTCAGTGTATGTGCGCGGTTTATCCGCGGGTGATCTTTCTTACTGAAGGCTCTCACTGCTTTTCCAATCTAGCTATTATTGCGCGTTcttttgtttagttttgcTAATGGATGTGTCCCTGGGGTTATCTGTACTAGTGAAGTTATTCCACTTCGGGAGGCATAGCAGGTGGCGCTgcttttccccatctttttttgtacCGTTCCCTCCCCATGTGTTGGCGGCGAATGTGATGGTGTGTCAATTGTGCGCGGCTCACTTCTCCGCATCCCGCTTTCTTCACACGCATTCCATGTCACTGTACTTGTATTTACCTCTCGTTGTACTTCACTCTTTCTCAGTTTCGGACGGCAGTGTTGTGCAGTGCTCCCTCCTTGGTGAACCACTGGCTTTGCGCACGTCGAGGCCACGACCGTGTTAATTCTAGTGTCTCTTATCTTCTTTCGATCCATTTCCGTCTAttcactttttatttccgCATGactaaagaagaaaacttAGCCGATAATCAAGGGAGAGCCAACCGCAAAAAGGCAAGCAGGCATACAACCGTTGTATTTTGTACCGGTAAATaacggagggaaaaagaaaggaaatatagGGAGGTTCAACCGAGAGAAacgaaggagagaaagaggggaagtgaaggaacagTCTCGTGAATAAACAACATGGCAACCAAGATGGTGACACCTACGGCAACGGCTAGCGACACAGATAATCCTGTGAGCACATACTTTCTGCAAAAGATTCAGGAGCTACGGGCTCAGGAAAAACGATTGCAGGATAATTATATGCGGCTGGAGGCTCAACGAAATGAACTTAACAGGCGTGTACGACATCTGAAGGAAGAAGTGCAACTTCTGCAGGAAAGTGGATCTATAGTTGCCGATGTCGTGCGAGTGATGAGCAAAGGCAAAGTGTTGGTGAACG
The genomic region above belongs to Trypanosoma brucei brucei TREU927 chromosome 10, whole genome shotgun sequence and contains:
- a CDS encoding RNA-editing-associated protein 1 — translated: MYHYEYDDDHSTNLSQAINAKLITRRGITTDSPDPITPVFSSTAPTRSSTGLTTEWIRHQKLSGRAVPPTLDTLKGTGSGRKYKSVTNSQENNVDPNSINRGTLLVNSSYSAPSPRYNHVSSVVKKLIEGRITPQEARRASSSRRGSSRTTRLVASSRFAPADRPSSAPKRLPMGSGRTGGLLPRLRISSTPHIPVRTQQWIPSNSAKPATAECQKNISPRGPATTQSSGSSRRLNMYQRVPLSRQCDSFPRKPTTVEEKPKPPQPLFSRVPRCAADIPDHRKPSPRHDVQSRRPYVPQSGREVPKAHKTPLSRASSSPKYNSARRRYVQDKQTNETSTISGRQRVPVSAVDVGSREKANVSERQRVPVSAVDVGSREKANVTERQRVPVSAVDVGSREKANVTERQRVPVSAVDVGSREKANVTERQRVPVSAVDVGSREKANVSERQRVPVSAVDVGSREKANVTERQRVPVSAVDVGSKEQEDGRVTAISSDSRGALSQTKAMETQKVVDPLSTKDIISHDAAGRPKHKSLNGGLVIPQVEGIKSLLLFDIKPPKLSETGAVAATVG